In Streptomyces chartreusis, the following proteins share a genomic window:
- the poxB gene encoding ubiquinone-dependent pyruvate dehydrogenase, which yields MADTVSDLIVSTLKASGVQRVYGLPGDSLNGFTDALRRDGGIAWGHVRHEEAAAFAAAAEAGVTGRLAVAAGSCGPGNLHLINGLFDAQRSRVPVLAVAAHIPQEQIGSEYFQETHPELLFRECSVYCELASMPEQVPWLLGMAIRAALERSGVAVLVVPGELFLAPAPDGPAAHPIVKTSSHMRPDDSELVRAAKVLNSAERVTILAGAGCEGAHDEAVALAEALKAPMVHSLRGKEFLEYDNPYDVGLTGLIGYSSGYRAMEHCDALLMLGTDFPYRSFYPQKASVVQVDVRGEHIGRRTPVEVPLVGTVKDTAQALLPLLDRRDDDSYLRTMRRHYERVRTRLDRLAEAKPTDSPLHPQYVAATIDRLAARDAAFTADVGTPTVWAARHLRMNGARRLIGSFNHGSMANALPHAIGIQASHPGRQVIALSGDGGLAMLLGELITLRQLDLPVKVVVFNNSALAFVELEMKAAGVVTYGTGLDNPDFSAQARATGLHASRVRRADELDDALQAAFAHDGPALVDVHTERQELSLPPKLTLEQIKGFTLFATRTILSGRGDEIVELTKTNMRQLSLE from the coding sequence ATGGCCGACACGGTCTCTGACCTCATCGTTTCCACGCTCAAGGCGTCCGGTGTGCAGCGGGTGTACGGCCTGCCCGGAGACTCCCTCAACGGTTTCACCGACGCGCTGCGCCGTGACGGCGGTATCGCCTGGGGGCACGTCCGGCACGAAGAGGCCGCAGCCTTCGCCGCCGCAGCCGAGGCGGGCGTGACGGGGCGTCTCGCGGTCGCGGCCGGCAGTTGCGGGCCGGGAAACCTGCACCTGATCAACGGGCTGTTCGACGCACAGCGCAGCCGGGTGCCGGTGCTCGCGGTGGCCGCGCACATTCCCCAGGAGCAGATCGGCAGCGAGTACTTCCAGGAGACCCATCCGGAGCTGCTGTTCCGCGAGTGCAGCGTGTACTGCGAACTGGCGAGCATGCCCGAGCAGGTGCCCTGGCTCCTCGGAATGGCTATCCGCGCCGCGCTCGAACGCAGCGGAGTGGCGGTGCTGGTCGTCCCCGGCGAACTGTTCCTGGCGCCGGCACCCGACGGGCCCGCCGCGCACCCGATCGTCAAAACCTCGTCCCACATGCGGCCCGACGACAGCGAACTGGTCCGTGCGGCGAAGGTCCTCAACTCCGCGGAGCGGGTGACGATCCTGGCCGGGGCCGGCTGCGAAGGGGCCCACGACGAGGCCGTGGCACTGGCCGAGGCGCTGAAGGCACCCATGGTGCACTCGCTGCGGGGCAAGGAGTTCCTTGAGTACGACAACCCTTACGACGTGGGCCTGACCGGGCTGATCGGCTACAGCTCCGGCTACCGGGCGATGGAGCACTGCGACGCCCTGCTGATGCTGGGCACCGACTTCCCGTACCGCTCGTTCTATCCGCAGAAGGCGTCAGTCGTGCAGGTCGACGTGCGCGGTGAGCACATCGGACGCCGTACGCCGGTGGAAGTGCCGCTGGTCGGGACCGTCAAGGACACCGCCCAGGCGCTCCTCCCCCTCCTCGACCGTCGGGACGACGACAGCTACCTGAGGACGATGCGCCGCCACTACGAGCGAGTGCGCACCCGCCTGGACCGGCTGGCCGAGGCCAAGCCCACCGACTCGCCACTGCACCCGCAGTACGTCGCCGCGACCATCGACCGTCTCGCGGCCCGCGACGCGGCCTTCACCGCCGACGTCGGCACACCCACCGTCTGGGCGGCGCGCCATCTGCGCATGAACGGCGCGCGGCGGCTGATCGGCTCCTTCAACCACGGTTCGATGGCCAACGCCCTGCCGCACGCGATCGGCATCCAGGCCAGCCATCCCGGCCGCCAGGTGATCGCACTCTCCGGCGACGGCGGCCTGGCGATGCTGCTCGGCGAACTGATCACGCTGCGGCAGCTGGACCTCCCGGTGAAGGTCGTCGTCTTCAACAACTCGGCGCTCGCGTTCGTCGAGTTGGAGATGAAGGCCGCTGGCGTCGTCACCTACGGCACCGGCCTGGACAATCCCGACTTCAGCGCCCAGGCCCGTGCGACCGGCCTGCACGCCTCCCGCGTCCGACGCGCCGACGAACTGGACGACGCACTGCAGGCGGCCTTCGCCCACGACGGGCCGGCACTGGTCGACGTCCACACCGAACGCCAGGAACTCTCACTCCCGCCAAAGCTCACCCTGGAGCAGATCAAGGGCTTCACCCTGTTCGCCACCCGCACGATCCTCTCCGGCCGCGGCGACGAGATCGTGGAACTCACGAAGACCAACATGCGCCAGCTCAGCCTTGAGTAG
- a CDS encoding DNA-directed RNA polymerase subunit alpha: MLIAQRPSLTEEVVDEFRSRFVIEPLEPGFGYTLGNSLRRTLLSSIPGAAVTSIRVDGVLHEFTTVPGVKEDVTDLILNIKQLVVSSEHDEPVVMYLRKQGPGLVTAADIAPPAGVEVHNPDLVLATLNGKGKLEMELTVERGRGYVSAVQNKQVGQEIGRIPVDSIYSPVLKVTYKVEATRVEQRTDFDKLIVDVETKQAMRPRDAMASAGKTLVELFGLARELNIDAEGIDMGPSPTDAALAADLVLPIEELELTVRSYNCLKREGIHSVGELVARSEADLLDIRNFGAKSIDEVKAKLAGMGLAFKDSPPGFDPTAAADAFGADDDADAGFVETEQY, translated from the coding sequence GTGCTGATTGCTCAGCGTCCCTCGTTGACCGAAGAGGTCGTCGACGAATTCCGCTCCCGGTTCGTGATCGAGCCGCTGGAGCCGGGCTTCGGTTACACCCTCGGCAACTCTCTTCGCCGCACCCTTCTGTCCTCGATCCCCGGCGCCGCTGTCACCAGCATTCGCGTCGACGGCGTGCTGCACGAGTTCACCACCGTGCCGGGCGTCAAGGAGGACGTCACCGACCTGATCCTCAACATCAAGCAGCTGGTCGTCTCCTCGGAGCACGACGAGCCGGTCGTGATGTACCTGCGCAAGCAGGGTCCGGGTCTGGTCACCGCCGCCGACATCGCGCCCCCGGCCGGTGTCGAGGTACACAACCCCGATCTGGTCCTCGCCACGCTCAACGGCAAGGGCAAGCTGGAGATGGAGCTGACCGTCGAGCGCGGCCGCGGTTACGTGTCCGCCGTGCAGAACAAGCAGGTGGGCCAGGAGATCGGCCGGATCCCGGTCGACTCGATCTACTCGCCGGTTCTGAAGGTCACGTACAAGGTCGAGGCCACGCGTGTCGAACAGCGCACCGACTTCGACAAGCTGATCGTCGACGTCGAGACCAAGCAGGCCATGCGTCCGCGTGACGCCATGGCGTCGGCCGGTAAGACCCTGGTCGAGCTGTTCGGTCTGGCGCGCGAGCTGAACATCGACGCCGAGGGCATCGACATGGGCCCGTCCCCCACGGACGCCGCCCTGGCCGCCGACCTGGTACTGCCGATCGAGGAGCTGGAGCTCACCGTTCGGTCGTACAACTGCCTCAAGCGCGAGGGCATCCACTCCGTGGGTGAGCTCGTGGCTCGTTCCGAGGCCGACCTGCTGGACATCCGCAACTTCGGTGCGAAGTCCATCGACGAGGTCAAGGCCAAGCTCGCCGGCATGGGCCTGGCCTTCAAGGACAGCCCGCCCGGATTCGACCCGACCGCCGCCGCCGACGCCTTCGGCGCCGACGACGACGCGGACGCGGGCTTCGTGGAGACCGAGCAGTACTAG
- a CDS encoding phosphocholine-specific phospholipase C encodes MPEVNRRSFLQIAGATTAFTALSSSIQRAAAIPANHRTGSIEDVEHIVVLMQENRSFDHYFGKLRGVRGFGDPRPVAHDNGKSIWHQSNGTKDVLPFHPEADDLGMQFLEGLPHGWNDGHQAYNRGKYDKWVPAKGTTTMAYLTREDIPFHYALADAFTVCDAYHCSFIGSTDPNRYYMWTGYTGNDGTGGGPVLGNDELGYGWTTYPERLEQAGISWKIYQDIGDGLDAAGSWGWISDAYRGNYGDNSLLYFNKYRNAKAGEPWYDKARTGTDAKSGDGYFDLLKADVKAGKLPKISWIAAPEAFSEHSNWPSNYGAWYIAQVLDALTSNPEVWSKTALFITFDENDGFFDHVVPPMPPKDASQGKSTVDVSLDLYKGDSSRPAGPYGLGPRVPMLVVSPWSKGGYVCSETLDHTSILRFMENRFGVKETNISPWRRAICGDLTSAFDFARKDSRPAALPDTDDYEPQDRERHPDYKPVPPAAGDMPKQERGLRPSRPLKYAPHVDGSVDAAAGKFTLSFASGAKAGAAFHITSGNRTDGPWMYTTEAGKGIADTWNSAYSGGSYDLTVHGPAGFVRWFKGSNKVAGPEVTARHQGDDIELTFTNKGTTSVRLKIANGYGGRPSTVTVRPGAKVCRTVGLAASRRWYDLTVTSESDPAFLRRFAGHVENGRPGVSDPAIISE; translated from the coding sequence ATGCCCGAAGTCAATCGCCGCAGTTTCCTCCAAATCGCGGGCGCGACCACGGCGTTCACGGCTCTGTCGAGCAGCATCCAGCGGGCCGCCGCCATTCCGGCGAACCACCGCACCGGGTCGATCGAGGACGTCGAGCACATCGTCGTCCTGATGCAGGAGAACCGTTCCTTCGACCACTACTTCGGCAAGCTGCGCGGCGTGCGCGGCTTCGGCGACCCGCGTCCGGTGGCCCACGACAACGGGAAGTCGATCTGGCACCAGTCGAACGGCACCAAGGACGTCCTGCCGTTCCACCCGGAGGCGGACGACCTCGGAATGCAGTTCCTGGAGGGACTCCCGCACGGGTGGAACGACGGCCACCAGGCCTACAACCGCGGCAAGTACGACAAGTGGGTCCCCGCCAAGGGCACCACGACCATGGCGTACCTGACCCGTGAGGACATCCCCTTCCACTACGCCCTCGCCGACGCCTTCACGGTCTGCGACGCCTACCACTGCTCGTTCATCGGCTCCACCGACCCGAACCGCTACTACATGTGGACGGGCTACACGGGCAACGACGGCACCGGCGGCGGCCCGGTCCTCGGCAACGACGAGCTCGGCTACGGCTGGACGACCTACCCCGAGCGCCTGGAGCAGGCCGGCATCTCCTGGAAGATCTACCAGGACATCGGCGACGGCCTGGACGCGGCCGGTTCCTGGGGCTGGATCTCGGACGCCTACCGCGGCAACTACGGCGACAACTCGCTGCTGTACTTCAACAAGTACCGGAACGCCAAGGCGGGCGAGCCCTGGTACGACAAGGCCCGCACCGGCACCGACGCCAAGAGCGGCGACGGCTACTTCGACCTGCTGAAGGCCGACGTCAAGGCCGGCAAGCTGCCGAAGATCTCCTGGATCGCCGCGCCCGAGGCCTTCTCCGAGCACTCCAACTGGCCCTCGAACTACGGCGCCTGGTACATAGCCCAGGTCCTGGACGCCCTCACCTCCAACCCGGAGGTCTGGTCGAAGACCGCCCTGTTCATCACCTTCGACGAGAACGACGGCTTCTTCGACCACGTCGTACCGCCGATGCCGCCCAAGGACGCCTCCCAGGGCAAGTCCACCGTCGACGTCTCGCTCGACCTCTACAAGGGCGACAGCAGCCGCCCGGCCGGCCCCTACGGCCTCGGCCCGCGGGTGCCGATGCTGGTCGTCTCGCCGTGGAGCAAGGGCGGCTACGTCTGCTCCGAGACCCTCGACCACACCTCGATCCTGCGCTTCATGGAGAACCGCTTCGGCGTCAAGGAGACCAACATCTCCCCCTGGCGCCGGGCCATCTGCGGCGACCTGACCTCGGCCTTCGACTTCGCCCGCAAGGACAGCCGCCCGGCCGCCCTGCCGGACACGGACGACTACGAGCCGCAGGACCGCGAGCGTCACCCCGACTACAAGCCGGTCCCGCCGGCCGCCGGCGACATGCCGAAGCAGGAGCGCGGTCTGCGCCCCTCGCGCCCGCTGAAGTACGCCCCGCACGTCGACGGGTCGGTGGACGCGGCGGCCGGCAAGTTCACACTGTCGTTCGCCTCCGGTGCCAAGGCCGGTGCCGCGTTCCACATCACGTCGGGCAACCGCACCGACGGTCCGTGGATGTACACCACCGAGGCCGGCAAGGGCATCGCGGACACCTGGAACTCGGCGTACTCGGGTGGCTCGTACGACCTGACGGTGCACGGCCCGGCCGGTTTCGTGCGCTGGTTCAAGGGCTCGAACAAGGTGGCCGGCCCCGAGGTCACCGCCCGCCACCAGGGCGACGACATCGAGCTGACCTTCACCAACAAGGGCACGACGAGCGTCCGCCTCAAGATCGCCAACGGGTACGGCGGCCGTCCCTCGACGGTGACCGTGCGCCCCGGCGCCAAGGTGTGCCGCACGGTCGGCCTCGCGGCGAGCCGGCGCTGGTACGACCTGACCGTCACGTCCGAGTCCGACCCGGCGTTCCTGCGCCGGTTCGCCGGGCACGTCGAGAACGGGCGCCCGGGCGTGAGCGACCCGGCGATCATCTCGGAGTAG